In one window of Pristiophorus japonicus isolate sPriJap1 chromosome 9, sPriJap1.hap1, whole genome shotgun sequence DNA:
- the LOC139273264 gene encoding A-kinase anchor protein 12-like isoform X1, with product MGAGSSAQDSARPSPADSPTEGDISRLEASNQERQHTEEDGGKSVQKNGQISGIHGKSEDQEALHGKSEQLNGLQEEGVTRVGQDEVPNIPLEEELEEMELDQKETTAETKDEEQKDAQDNGNPSAEIGEQPEEAQAGEVGFKKVFKFVGFKFTMKKEKPVKSEPVQLLTMKKDEDGVAGEADGDTKQEVEGSKNGEASPVSDEAEGSPPEVLSPGKVEECTSQAGSRSATEEPLVPVESAVSPVESPAVDSPLKRFFKQGFFSGLRRKQSFKKAKGEPLEEESGEQVSATGDGNNGKLDHAATAPPSTTALAFASQDAAEILDPQTVQGNGERDDDFEDLTAELANVKEAREALTVDEGKKVLKNGIPSEQDKARGPALKTGQASQLTMRVEQSALSEGQAQPESTEAPTEPQAERTEVAQEQSLVKAPELIMGEAELLSSQEKAKLQGSPLKKLFTGSSIKRLSGKKTKGKKGETKLGDADDARMQSSTESEGSPEGQKSESPLTSPEEMFETIPAEMLETEMEGINGAADGEKRKESITAWASFKKLVTPKKRPKILSESDKEDEQTDKAKSATISSTESAASVEKQEEPKSNAEEQKLERSIEDPKKKVDASVSWEALICVGSSKKRARKLSDSELQKPNEEVQKPMEENDPAQDHVEELKTSSPQDTDQEQGGTSPECVESPVEGEASDGAVSTWESFKRLVTPRRKSKLEERADEPVTSTEAVVPETEPAKEESWVSLRKLMPGRRKKKSDAKPEQFLAECTGRETKWSEFGMNKSDEESDTPAVVPLSEYDAVEEERMNKDQQITIGTNAVHKADQVMDGGLTKSEAPPQIGELSAQQTCTVERGPLEAIKSSVDERSPSWISAAVSDVIEKGAEDEKVGIAEETVAANELAMEQMVLSDTTASAEVTSEMCPDEIAEEAQEIISEVVTALEYPTEESFTEETTEMVSAVSQLTETPVTTAEGTPIREDEALVTRQTQDVLQEAAEKVKLSTSPIVSFREMVPAPEIQSSGCERDPEVSMEKTQREVVKGSCETEMPDSAWKREGEKSDATSKASEVVGGTIHVAPVESDVWQELGEMIEKTTTEMQEVAVLHRIETKITPPMESAASTCPVATGEVVQVMEVDAAHVGKLGIPREEKVEEPVGMMHKTDVEIVAEEIVKAEIVRKVETGMSEAMVGTEKVEVVHEETLEARQVEDLEKPEATSEAIRASCTKKVRTECEETTEATPAEVAEQMGAEQVAERRETTDVIPKEIAEKVEAIFEQMDEAIPEVTHEVDDVFEENAQEIVEEVVAEKAASVEKVEVVCEQSVQIIPAKVEVNVTEVACNEEIVQIAPIVKVTQVVSSEEVIKITPVEGVTEDLCSEETKPITPAVEVTEVTCSEEIKHITPEVELMEAVCTQETINVSPVVEVMEAACSEETIKVTPAVEVMVAVHSDETIKISPAVEVTEAVCIEEIIEVTPAVEVMEAACSEETIDITPAVEMMEAACSEETIDITPAVEMMEAACSEETIDITPAVEMMEAVCSDETIDVSLAVEVLEAVRSDETIKVTPEVQVMEAVLSEETNISPVAMGVEESRCVHEVKNDLEITMQKKIERIDAQKLATDDDKISLEQFTAVKIVQPMETEIVDAVCDDKLEVMQPAQLEGIKEETQIDLRQETDAAEIQKTETKVNQPITKEKMDPMVAILLKDQFEEDVQKLAIGNDKISQEQFTAVKIVQHIVLQYIEPKELVETVAENMETERSETVCEEVTKALTQTDEQRTMGEVVETLIPATEIIEQGPSIEDVKGFEISPGKQVEKTEVTKTAETEVESATKRVETKITCVANEPQSTVTEDVKGTHEGTSLEQATEVVKLVEKVGCKLATVEKHKSAPDEVEFIKASHKDGELVQDDQLDATDKDGQDVAVPKPFKDTERPDGAQEDDVKLSNRPTDKPFIKLESPGELVSTKTSVEECKEESKLKVAPESKCLPLESEHEVKLHHAYTCEELQTVQNETVTPIVDLSTAESSESHEVVFLVTTAAVEAQVIAETVASDVAEIPELRAIDEVLQPAELDSSNIQEPVVETATAIVEAAIEAATSCLQGAPDMQNQQSSRAEQLEGGLAEHKIKEIVKQKLESLEIETEVKVGQTRTFEQQSMMVAQGLIHDVMLTEKMEGQVHIVPSQQEQADDKMHKENEVKIPGLQKLTATAGRGDEVTDQRVQTPGSQDTLAIAQEVLTQPIVMVFETTVQVPVETEAVATVEIEGQRVSLSDRNSEEAAKLPDRSKVTKAECCQSLEKPEKTHSPVELTKRKGQLVKTQPLAEEQTSLQDVKARMISSTEERLEQGPANEKMEDVVMETIVHKDDKETDQNQTIGTVEKQESQEMDTGHQMGQSSTLECAKGTAEKTPS from the exons TCTGTTCAGAAGAATGGCCAGATTTCAGGAATCCATGGGAAATCTGAAGACCAAGAGGCACTCCATGGAAAATCAGAGCAGCTAAATGGGCTCCAGGAGGAGGGTGTTACCAGAG TTGGGCAAGACGAGGTGCCAAATATACCCCTAGAGGAAGAGCTGGAGGAAATGGAGCTTGACCAGAAGGAGACTACCGCCGAGACCAAAGACGAGGAGCAGAAAGATGCCCAGGACAACGGCAATCCGTCCGCAGAAATTGGAGAGCAGCCCGAGGAGGCGCAAGCTGGCGAGGTCGGATTTAAGAAGGTCTTCAAGTTCGTGGGTTTTAAGTTCACGATGAAGAAAGAGAAGCCAGTGAAGTCGGAGCCCGTGCAGCTGCTGACCATGAAGAAGGATGAAGATGGCGTGGCTGGGGAGGCTGACGGTGATACCAAGCAAGAGGTAGAAGGAAGCAAAAATGGCGAAGCGAGTCCAGTCAGTGACGAGGCCGAGGGAAGTCCACCTGAAGTCCTTTCACCAGGAAAAGTGGAAGAGTGCACTAGCCAGGCAGGAAGCAGATCCGCCACCGAGGAACCACTGGTGCCCGTGGAGTCTGCGGTCAGTCCGGTAGAAAGCCCCGCAGTAGATTCTCCTCTGAAGAGATTTTTTAAACAAGGCTTTTTTTCGGGATTGCGAAGGAAGCAGAGTTTCAAGAAGGCCAAAGGTGAACCGCTCGAGGAGGAAAGCGGAGAGCAGGTCAGCGCCACTGGCGATGGTAACAACGGGAAGCTGGACCATGCAGCGACAGCACCACCTTCAACTACAGCACTGGCGTTCGCCTCACAAGATGCTGCTGAAATCCTGGACCCTCAGACGGTGcaaggaaatggagagagagatgaCGACTTTGAAGACCTCACTGCAGAGCTAGCCAACGTTAAGGAGGCAAGAGAGGCACTGACTGTGGACGAAGGCAAGAAGGTATTAAAGAATGGTATCCCTTCAGAACAGGATAAAGCACGAGGTCCTGCATTGAAGACTGGTCAGGCAAGCCAGCTGACCATGAGGGTTGAGCAaagtgcattgtcagaggggcaagcACAACCAGAATCCACCGAGGCCCCAACAGAGCCTCAAGCTGAACGGACAGAAGTAGCCCAGGAGCAATCTTTAGTCAAGGCCCCGGAACTTATTATGGGTGAGGCTGAGCTCTTGTCTTCACAAGAAAAGGCCAAGTTGCAAGGCAGCCCACTGAAAAAACTTTTCACGGGCAGTAGTATCAAAAGGCTGTCTGGCAAAAAAACTAAAGGCAAGAAAGGGGAAACCAAATTGGGAGATGCCGATGATGCAAGGATGCAATCTTCAACTGAATCCGAAGGCAGTCCTGAAGGCCAGAAGTCAGAGAGTCCTTTAACTTCTCCGGAAGAAATGTTTGAGACGATCCCGGCAGAGATGCTAGAAACCGAGATGGAGGGGATAAATGGTGCTGCCGACGGAGAGAAAAGGAAGGAAAGCATTACTGCGTGGGCTTCGTTTAAGAAGTTAGTGACACCAAAAAAACGTCCAAAAATACTGTCCGAGAGCGACAAAGAAGACGAGCAGACTGATAAAGCGAAGAGTGCAACAATCTCTTCCACGGAGAGTGCTGCCTCGGTCGAGAAGCAAGAAGAACCTAAATCAAATGCTGAGGAGCAAAAATTGGAACGAAGCATTGAGGATCCTAAAAAGAAAGTTGACGCCTCAGTGTCCTGGGAAGCGCTAATCTGTGTCGGGTCTTCAAAGAAGAGGGCAAGAAAACTGTCCGATTCGGAGCTCCAAAAACCAAACGAAGAGGTCCAAAAGCCGATGGAGGAAAATGATCCAGCGCAAGATCACGTTGAGGAATTAAAGACCAGCAGCCCCCAAGATACTGATCAGGAACAAGGTGGAACATCTCCAGAATGTGTCGAGAGTCCAGTGGAAGGTGAAGCGTCTGATGGGGCTGTCTCCACGTGGGAATCTTTTAAGAGATTGGTGACCCCGAGGCGCAAGTCTAAGCTCGAAGAACGTGCAGATGAACCTGTAACCTCCACTGAAGCTGTTGTTCCCGAGACTGAACCTGCTAAGGAGGAGTCATGGGTATCTCTCAGAAAACTGATGCCGGGCCGAAGAAAGAAGAAGTCGGATGCTAAACCTGAGCAATTTCTGGCCGAGTGTACTGGAAGAGAGACCAAATGGAGCGAGTTTGGAATGAACAAGAGTGATGAAGAGTCCGATACACCAGCAGTGGTTCCACTCTCTGAATATGATGCTGTTGAAGAAGAGAGAATGAATAAGGACCAGCAGATAACAATAGGAACCAATGCAGTCCACAAGGCTGATCAGGTCATGGATGGAGGTCTAACCAAGTCTGAAGCGCCACCTCAGATTGGAGAACTAAGTGCCCAGCAAACTTGTACAGTGGAACGTGGACCTTTAGAAGCCATCAAAAGTAGCGTTGATGAAAGATCTCCATCATGGATATCGGCAGCAGTTTCAGATGTAATTGAGAAGGGGGCTGAAGATGAGAAAGTAGGAATAGCTGAAGAGACTGTGGCAGCAAATGAACTTGCAATGGAACAAATGGTACTTAGTGACACAACCGCATCAGCGGAAGTAACTAGTGAAATGTGTCCTGATGAGATCGCTGAAGAGGCGCAAGAGATTATCTCTGAGGTGGTAACAGCACTAGAGTACCCAACAGAGGAGTCCTTTACAGAAGAGACAACTGAAATGGTTTCGGCAGTCTCGCAGTTGACTGAGACCCCAGTGACGACTGCAGAGGGCACCCCTATAAGGGAAGACGAGGCCCTGGTAACCAGACAAACCCAGGATGTGCTACAGGAGGCTGCTGAAAAGGTGAAGCTATCGACGAGTCCGATCGTGTCCTTTCGAGAAATGGTGCCTGCACCAGAAATACAAAGCAGCGGATGCGAGCGGGACCCAGAAGTTTCCATGGAAAAAACTCAGCGTGAAGTGGTCAAGGGTTCCTGTGAAACAGAGATGCCAGATTCTGCATGGAAACGAGAGGGTGAAAAGTCAGATGCTACGTCTAAGGCCTCTGAAGTAGTTGGAGGGACTATCCACGTGGCACCTGTAGAAAGTGATGTGTGGCAAGAGCTTGGTGAAATGATTGAAAAGACAACTACTGAAATGCAAGAAGTTGCAGTCCTCCACAGGATTGAGACCAAAATAACTCCTCCAATGGAGAGCGCTGCTTCCACTTGCCCAGTGGCCACAGGTGAGGTGGTACAGGTGATGGAAGTTGATGCAGCGCACGTGGGCAAACTTGGCATTCCGCGAGAAGAAAAGGTTGAAGAACCTGTGGGGATGATGCACAAGACCGATGTGGAAATTGTAGCGGAAGAGATTGTGAAAGCTGAGATTGTACGCAAGGTTGAAACTGGGATGTCTGAAGCCATGGTAGGGACAGAAAAAGTGGAGGTTGTACATGAAGAGACCTTGGAAGCTCGTCAAGTAGAGGATTTGGAAAAGCCAGAGGCTACATCTGAAGCTATTCGAGCAAGCTGTACGAAAAAGGTTCGGACAGAATGTGAGGAGACCACTGAAGCTACTCCTGCGGAGGTTGCAGAGCAGATGGGAGCAGAGCAAGTTGCTGAACGTAGAGAGACCACTGATGTAATTCCAAAAGAAATTGCTGAGAAGGTTGAAGCAATATTTGAACAGATGGATGAAGCAATTCCGGAAGTTACTCATGAGGTTGATGATGTTTTTGAAGAGAACGCTCAAGAGATTGTTGAAGAGGTAGTAGCAGAAAAGGCTGCAAGTGTTGAGAAGGTTGAGGTGGTATGTGAACAGAGCGTTCAAATCATTCCAGCGAAGGTGGAAGTGAATGTGACTGAGGTTGCATGTAATGAAGAGATCGTGCAAATTGCTCCAATAGTTAAAGTGACTCAGGTTGTGAGTAGTGAAGAGGTCATCAAAATCACTCCAGTAGAGGGAGTGACTGAGGATCTATGCAGTGAAGAGACCAAACCAATTACTCCAGCAGTGGAAGTGACGGAGGTTACATGTAGTGAAGAGATCAAACACATCACTCCAGAAGTGGAACTAATGGAGGCTGTATGTACTCAAGAGACCATCAATGTCAGTCCAGTTGTTGAAGTGATGGAAGCCGCATGTAGTGAAGAGACAATCAAAGTCACTCCGGCAGTGGAAGTGATGGTGGCTGTACATAGTGACGAGACCATCAAAATCTCTCCAGCAGTGGAAGTGACGGAGGCTGTATGTATTGAAGAGATCATTGAAGTTACTCCTGCAGTGGAAGTGATGGAGGCTGCATGTAGTGAAGAGACCATCGACATCACTCCGGCAGTGGAAATGATGGAGGCTGCATGTAGTGAAGAGACCATCGACATCACTCCGGCAGTGGAAATGATGGAGGCTGCATGTAGTGAAGAGACCATCGACATCACTCCGGCAGTGGAAATGATGGAGGCTGTATGTAGTGATGAAACCATTGATGTAAGTCTAGCTGTGGAAGTGTTGGAGGCTGTACGTAGTGACGAGACCATCAAAGTCACTCCGGAAGTGCAAGTGATGGAGGCTGTACTTAGTGAAGAGACCAACATCAGTCCAGTGGCAATGGGAGTGGAAGAGAGTAGGTGTGTGCATGAAGTAAAAAATGATCTTGAAATTACAATGCAGAAAAAAATTGAAAGAATTGATGCACAAAAGCTGGCAACTGACGATGATAAAATATCACTGGAACAGTTCACTGCAGTCAAGATTGTGCAACCTATGGAAACAGAAATAGTTGATGCCGTTTGTGATGACAAACTTGAAGTCATGCAACCAGCGCAGCTTGAGGGAATCAAAGAGGAAACCCAAATTGACCTCCGACAAGAAACTGATGCGGCTGAGATACAGAAGACTGAAACTAAAGTGAACCAACCTATAACTAAAGAGAAGATGGATCCCATGGTGGCCATTTTGCTCAAAGATCAATTTGAAGAGGATGTACAAAAGCTGGCAATTGGCAATGATAAAATATCACAGGAGCAGTTCACTGCAGTCAAAATTGTGCAACACATAGTTCTGCAATATATTGAACCCAAAGAGCTTGTGGAAACTGTTGCTGAGAATATGGAAACTGAAAGGAGTGAGACAGTGTGTGAAGAAGTCACTAAAGCCCTTACACAAACTGATGAGCAGAGAACAATGGGAGAAGTAGTTGAAACTTTGATTCCAGCAACTGAAATTATAGAGCAAGGGCCAAGTATTGAAGATGTCAAAGGTTTTGAAATCTCACCGGGAAAACAGGTTGAAAAAACAGAGGTCACGAAGACTGCAGAAACTGAGGTTGAGTCAGCAACCAAACGAGTTGAAACAAAAATAACTTGCGTTGCTAATGAGCCACAGAGTACAGTAACTGAAGATGTCAAAGGTACACACGAAGGTACAAGTCTTGAGCAAGCAACAGAAGTGGTTAAGCTTGTGGAGAAAGTGGGGTGTAAGCTGGCTACTGTGGAAAAGCACAAATCAGCACCAGATGAGGTTGAATTCATCAAGGCTTCACACAAAGATGGTGAACTAGTCCAGGATGACCAGTTGGATGCAACAGATAAAGATGGACAAGATGTGGCTGTACCTAAACCGTTCAAAGACACTGAAAGGCCTGACGGGGCACAAGAGGATGATGTGAAGTTATCCAATCGACCGACTGATAAACCCTTCATCAAGTTGGAGTCTCCTGGAGAGTTGGTCTCCACTAAAACTTCAGTTGAAGAATGTAAAGAAGAATCTAAACTTAAAGTAGCTCCTGAATCAAAGTGTCTACCTTTGGAAAGTGAACACGAAGTAAAATTACACCATGCTTACACATGTGAAGAATTGCAAACTGTACAAAATGAAACGGTGACCCCGATTGTGGATCTTTCTACAGCTGAGAGTTCAGAGTCCCATGAAGTGGTTTTCCTTGTGACAACAGCTGCTGTGGAAGCGCAGGTTATTGCAGAGACTGTAGCATCTGATGTGGCCGAGATTCCAGAATTACGTGCTATAGATGAAGTTCTCCAACCAGCAGAGCTTGATAGCAGTAATATACAAGAACCGGTAGTAGAAACTGCAACTGCCATTGTAGAGGCTGCAATAGAAGCAGCTACTAGTTGCTTGCAGGGCGCTCCTGATATGCAAAATCAGCAGAGCTCCAGAGCTGAGCAGCTTGAAGGTGGGTTGgctgaacacaaaatcaaagaaatTGTTAAACAGAAATTAGAGTCTTTGGAAATAGAAACTGAAGTAAAAGTTGGTCAAACAAGGACATTCGAACAGCAAAGTATGATGGTTGCTCAGGGTCTAATTCATGATGTGATGCTAACCGAGAAAATGGAGGGACAAGTACATATTGTTCCTTCTCAACAGGAGCAAGCTGATGACAAAATGCATAAAGAGAATGAAGTAAAGATACCAGGGTTACAAAAGCTCACAGCAACTGCAGGAAGAGGTGATGAAGTAACTGACCAAAGAGTGCAAACTCCAGGGAGCCAGGACACTTTAGCAATAGCGCAAGAGGTGTTGACGCAGCCAATCGTGATGGTGTTTGAGACAACCGTTCAGGTACCAGTTGAGACTGAAGCTGTTGCAACAGTGGAAATCGAGGGACAAAGGGTATCTCTCTCTGACCGTAATTCTGAAGAGGCCGCAAAATTGCCTGACCGATCCAAagtgaccaaagccgaatgttgccaATCATTAGAGAAGCCTGAAAAAACACACTCACCTGTAGAACTAACCAAGAGAAAAGGTCAACTTGTAAAAACCCAGCCACTGGCTGAAGAACAAACATCACTACAAGATGTCAAAGCCAGGATGATCTCATCTACTGAAGAGCGCCTAGAACAAGGACCTGCAAATGAGAAGATGGAAGATGTGGTGATGGAAACCATTGTTCACAAAGAT